CAAATTTCAGGCTTGAAAAAGAATGAAAGGGGACTTTAATTTAATTTATCTAAATCACTTAAACGGTAAAAAGCCATCTTATGTTGTCGGACATAGCTACAAATTAGTTCCAGAGTAGCTGTTTCTGTCTGATACTTAGCTGTAATATTATTTACAGGTTTATGTCCATAAAGGATTAGTATTTTATTCTTTCGTTTGGCAAAATCTAATAATTTTAAAAGATATGGGATACTGAAATTAGGATAATCGGTATCAATGCCAATTGCTAATACTGATCGGGTGTTTTCGAAATAACAATATTGAAAAAAAGGATCTTCGGCACCGTAGGTTGTTCCTCGTACTATTTTAAACTTTTTTAAAAGAACCGAATCAATTTCAGGGTTTCTAAAACCATAAGGATAAGCAAAGGAGCTTACTTTCAAAGAATAGAATTTCATTAAATCCAGCATTGGGTTTATTTCTTCATTGATATACTTATCAATCCCATTTGCAGCTACATATTCAGGAGCTTTAAAATGATGATAACCATGTCCCGCAATTTCATGACCTTCTTTCTGTAATTCTTGGAGTTTGTTTATTTCAGGATAGCTTAACGTATTTATTTTAGAAACACAAAAAGTAGCTTTCCATGAATAGAGGTTCAATATTTTGTCAGTTTCAAACCATTCATCAACACTTGTGTCGTCAAAGGTGATAACTACTCCAGCGATAGGATGCGAGGGTTTAGGTTTTATTATCGGCTTTTTATTTTCGCATGAAAATAAAAAAAAAGTACAAAGCAATATGAATAGTAAGAGTTTCTTGTTCATAATTAACTTTGTACTTTTTTATGTAATTTTTTTAAATCTATATCCCTATAAAATTGCTTGGAGTGATTTGCATTAATTCAGCTTTAATTTCATCCGAAACATCAAGTGTAGCAATAAAACTATGAATCGCATTTTTATCAATTGCTTCGTTGGTTCTAGTCAAACCTTTCAAAGCTTCATAAGGATTTGGATAAGCTTCTCTGCGCAAAATAGTTTGAATAGCTTCCGCTACAACAGCCCAGTTTTTCTCTAAATCTTCATGAAATTTAGACTCGTTTAAAAGAAGTTTATTCAAACCTTTCAAAGTAGCTTCAAAAGAAATAATTGTATGTCCCATTGGCACACCAATGTTTCTCAAAACCGTACTGTCTGTCAAATCACGCTGTAATCTTGAAACTGGTAATTTAGCTGATAAATGCTCAAAAATAGCATTAGCAATTCCTAAGTTTCCTTCAGAGTTTTCAAAATCAATAGGGTTTACTTTGTGTGGCATAGCCGATGAACCAATTTCTCCCGCTTTAATTTTTTGCTTGAAATATTCCATAGAAACATACGTCCAAATATCTCTGTCTAAATCAATAACGATGTTGTTGATTCTTTTTAATGCATCAAAAAAGGCAGCAAAATGGTCGTAATGCTCGATTTGAGTCGTTGGAAAAGAATGATGTAGTCCTAGATTTTCCTGAACAAATTTTGTTCCGAATTGTTTCCAATCAATTTGAGGATATGCTACTTGATGCGCATTGTAATTTCCAGTTGCACCACCAAATTTAGCTGCAAAAGGAACGTTAAACAATAAACGCATTTGCTCTTCTATACGCTCAACAAAAACAGCTATTTCTTTACCCAAACGAGTTGGAGAAGCAGGTTGTCCGTGTGTACGGGCAAGCATCGGAATATTTGCCCATTCTTGACTTAAATCCTTTAATTTAGTAATCAAAGTAATCAAAGATGGCATATACACTTGTTCAAAAGCATCTTTAGTCGAAAGCGGAATTGCAGTATTATTAATATCCTGAGAAGTCAATCCAAAGTGGATAAATTCTTTGTATTCAGATAAACCAAGTTTTTCAAAAGCGTCTTTGATAAAATACTCAACCGCTTTTACGTCGTGATTGGTTACTTTTTCAGTCTCTTTAATCCAAAGAGCATCTTCGGTAGAAAAGTTTTTATAAATATCACGTAAACTATCGAAAATATTCGGGTTTACGTTTTTTAATTGTGGCAAAGGAACTTCGCATAAAGCAATGAAATATTCAACTTCAATTAATACGCGGTATTTGATTAATGCTTCTTCAGAGAAAAAAGGAGCCAGAGATGCTGTCTTACTTCTATAGCGACCATCGATTGGCGATATAGCATTCAATTCGTTTAGAGTAGTCATTTTTTGTTGTTTTTTCGAAAGGCACAAATATAGAGAGAATTTAAAGATTAGAGGGTATTAAATTTTAACTTTTGGGTGTAAATAACTCAAATTAATTCAAAAATTCGTGTAATTTGTAACTTTAAAAAATTAGAAGAGTCAACGAACAATTATCGATAAAAATAATTTGGGCATGACCGCCAGAAAAAGGCGGTCGGGCTATCCGTTCCCGCTTTTTTTATTGGGCAAAAAAAGCCCAATAAAAAAGAGCTCCACTTCTATCCCTCATGCAAAAGGCAGTCGTTGTCTAAATAATTAACAAATTGTACCATTCAAAATAATGACAAAACAAAAAGTTTCAATTTTTTGGTTCCGACGTGATTTGCGTCTGGAAGATAATGTAGCATTGTATCATGCCTTGCAGTCCGAGCATCCTGTAATTCCACTATTTATTTTCGATACTGATATTCTAAATAGTTTACCCAAAAACGATGCACGTGTAAGTTTTATACACGAATCACTCCAAAAAATTAATGCCAAATTAAATAGTTTGGGTAGCTCACTTTTAATTAAAAAAGGAACAACAACCGAAGTTTGGAAATTACTTTTCCAAGAGTTTATAATTTCTGCAGTTTTTTTAAATAAAGATTATGAACCCTTTGCTATCAAAAGAGATTTGGCTATTGAGACTTTAGCAAAAGAGAATAATGCTTCTTGTTTTTCTTTCAAAGATCAAGTAATTTTCGAAGAAAAGGAAATCACCAAAGCGGATGGATTGCCTTATACGATTTATACGCCGTATAAAAACAAATGGTTAGAGAAATACAGATCAATGGCACCAATTGTGGAATATGATACTGAAAAGCATTTCTCTAATTTCTTTAAAAGTGATTTTGAATTCCAGACCTTACAGCAAATAGGTTTTGAGGAAACTGATATAAAAGTTAAGCCGTATAATTTAACACAAATTGCTAATTATCATGAAACTCGTGATTTTCCAGCTATCGATAGCACATCATATCTTTCTCCGCATTTGCGTTTTGGAACCGTTAGCATCCGAAAATTAGTCAATTGGGCTGTTCGTAAAAACGATGTTTTCCTGAGTGAATTGATATGGAGAGAATTCTTTATGCAAATCCTATTCAGCTTTCCAAAAGTAGTAACTCATAATTTCAAATCGGCTTATGACGGAATTCAGTGGCGTAATAACGAAGAAGATTTCAAGCGTTGGTGTACAGGAAAAACAGGATATCCAATGGTCGATGCGGGAATGCGTCAGCTTAATGCAACGGGTTATATGCACAATAGAGTGCGTATGGTTGTGGCGAGTTTTTTATGCAAACACTTACTCATCAACTGGCAATGGGGAGAAGCTTATTTTGCCGATAAACTATTGGATTAT
The Flavobacterium sp. 5 DNA segment above includes these coding regions:
- the purB gene encoding adenylosuccinate lyase, with protein sequence MTTLNELNAISPIDGRYRSKTASLAPFFSEEALIKYRVLIEVEYFIALCEVPLPQLKNVNPNIFDSLRDIYKNFSTEDALWIKETEKVTNHDVKAVEYFIKDAFEKLGLSEYKEFIHFGLTSQDINNTAIPLSTKDAFEQVYMPSLITLITKLKDLSQEWANIPMLARTHGQPASPTRLGKEIAVFVERIEEQMRLLFNVPFAAKFGGATGNYNAHQVAYPQIDWKQFGTKFVQENLGLHHSFPTTQIEHYDHFAAFFDALKRINNIVIDLDRDIWTYVSMEYFKQKIKAGEIGSSAMPHKVNPIDFENSEGNLGIANAIFEHLSAKLPVSRLQRDLTDSTVLRNIGVPMGHTIISFEATLKGLNKLLLNESKFHEDLEKNWAVVAEAIQTILRREAYPNPYEALKGLTRTNEAIDKNAIHSFIATLDVSDEIKAELMQITPSNFIGI
- a CDS encoding polysaccharide deacetylase family protein — encoded protein: MNKKLLLFILLCTFFLFSCENKKPIIKPKPSHPIAGVVITFDDTSVDEWFETDKILNLYSWKATFCVSKINTLSYPEINKLQELQKEGHEIAGHGYHHFKAPEYVAANGIDKYINEEINPMLDLMKFYSLKVSSFAYPYGFRNPEIDSVLLKKFKIVRGTTYGAEDPFFQYCYFENTRSVLAIGIDTDYPNFSIPYLLKLLDFAKRKNKILILYGHKPVNNITAKYQTETATLELICSYVRQHKMAFYRLSDLDKLN
- a CDS encoding deoxyribodipyrimidine photo-lyase is translated as MTKQKVSIFWFRRDLRLEDNVALYHALQSEHPVIPLFIFDTDILNSLPKNDARVSFIHESLQKINAKLNSLGSSLLIKKGTTTEVWKLLFQEFIISAVFLNKDYEPFAIKRDLAIETLAKENNASCFSFKDQVIFEEKEITKADGLPYTIYTPYKNKWLEKYRSMAPIVEYDTEKHFSNFFKSDFEFQTLQQIGFEETDIKVKPYNLTQIANYHETRDFPAIDSTSYLSPHLRFGTVSIRKLVNWAVRKNDVFLSELIWREFFMQILFSFPKVVTHNFKSAYDGIQWRNNEEDFKRWCTGKTGYPMVDAGMRQLNATGYMHNRVRMVVASFLCKHLLINWQWGEAYFADKLLDYELSANVGNWQWAAGTGCDAAPYFRVFNPDIQLKKFDEKGVYIRQWIPEFDLGYVQPMVDHAFARDRAIATYKAGILK